The following are encoded together in the Halomonas halophila genome:
- the trhA gene encoding PAQR family membrane homeostasis protein TrhA, whose protein sequence is MPRPSPRDDPGYSLLEELLHSVSHGVGALLSVAGLVTLIALGSRELNDGPYKLTAVSLYGTTLVLLYTASTLYHGTRHPGLKRAFRMLDHCAIYALIAGTYTPFLLVNLRDSVGTPLLAVIWTLAVAGIGLKLMRPFTLGGLHMGNYLLMGWLIVLAAGELPTAFTATGLALLVGGGLTYSLGLVFFAVRAIPFNHAAWHLCVMGGSACHFAAVVVDVLPYSG, encoded by the coding sequence ATGCCTCGACCCTCGCCCCGCGACGACCCCGGCTATTCGCTCCTCGAGGAGCTGCTGCACAGCGTCAGCCATGGCGTGGGCGCGCTGCTCAGCGTCGCCGGCCTGGTCACGCTGATCGCCCTGGGCAGCCGCGAGCTGAACGACGGCCCCTACAAGCTCACCGCGGTCTCCCTCTACGGCACCACCCTGGTGCTGCTCTACACCGCCTCCACCCTCTATCACGGCACGCGCCATCCCGGCCTCAAGCGCGCCTTCCGCATGCTCGACCACTGCGCGATCTACGCCCTGATCGCCGGCACCTACACGCCCTTCCTGCTGGTCAACCTGCGCGACTCCGTCGGCACGCCGCTGCTGGCGGTGATCTGGACCCTGGCCGTGGCCGGCATCGGCCTGAAACTCATGCGTCCCTTCACGCTGGGCGGCCTACACATGGGCAACTACCTGCTGATGGGCTGGCTGATCGTGCTGGCCGCCGGTGAACTGCCCACCGCCTTCACCGCCACCGGCCTCGCGTTGCTGGTCGGCGGCGGGCTGACCTACTCGCTGGGCCTGGTGTTCTTCGCCGTCCGCGCCATCCCCTTCAACCACGCGGCCTGGCACCTGTGCGTGATGGGCGGCAGCGCCTGCCACTTCGCCGCCGTGGTCGTCGACGTGCTGCCCTATTCGGGCTGA
- a CDS encoding VanZ family protein, giving the protein MTEPARLTALLRRWHDRRRLWAGLALAAALTVAWGSLVPGDALPRSLPWDKLNHFLGYAAIAGLSGLAGLRLTLAFAAAALFGVAIEFAQIAVPGRFGGDPADILANALGAGCAVLVLWGLRRRIMR; this is encoded by the coding sequence ATGACTGAGCCGGCTCGGCTCACCGCCCTGCTGCGGCGCTGGCACGACCGGCGCCGCCTGTGGGCCGGGCTGGCGCTGGCCGCCGCGCTGACGGTGGCCTGGGGCAGCCTGGTGCCGGGCGATGCGCTGCCGCGCTCGCTGCCCTGGGACAAGCTCAACCACTTCCTCGGCTATGCCGCCATCGCCGGGCTGAGCGGGCTGGCCGGGCTGCGCCTGACACTGGCCTTCGCGGCGGCGGCGCTGTTCGGCGTGGCGATCGAGTTCGCGCAGATCGCGGTGCCCGGGCGCTTCGGCGGCGATCCCGCCGATATCCTGGCCAACGCCCTGGGCGCCGGCTGTGCCGTGCTGGTGCTGTGGGGGCTTCGCCGCCGTATCATGCGCTAG
- the hemE gene encoding uroporphyrinogen decarboxylase, with protein sequence MELKNDRLLRALARQPVDRTPVWMMRQAGRYLPEYREVRAQAGSFMDLCRDRDRACEVTLQPLERYPLDAAILFSDILTIPDAMGLGLYFETGEGPKFRKPVRTAEAVDALTVPDAERDLDYVMNAVSTIRRELGGRVPLIGFSGSPWTLATYMVEGASSKDFRHVKAMLYDTPDTMHRLLDTLAHAVTDYLNAQIRAGAQVVQIFDTWGGALSTPAYLEFSLRYMEQIVAGLIREHEGRKVPVILFTKNGGQWLEEMSASGADALGLDWSTELSVARERVGHRVALQGNLDPNVLFSRPSAIRAEVARILDSYGEGPGHVFNLGHGISQFTDPDHVSAFMDALHELSPAYHQRIAHD encoded by the coding sequence ATGGAACTCAAGAACGATCGCCTTCTGCGCGCCCTGGCGCGGCAGCCCGTGGACCGCACCCCGGTGTGGATGATGCGTCAGGCCGGCCGCTACCTGCCGGAATACCGCGAGGTACGGGCCCAGGCCGGCAGCTTCATGGACCTGTGTCGCGATCGCGATCGCGCCTGCGAGGTCACCCTGCAGCCGCTGGAGCGCTATCCGCTGGATGCCGCCATCCTGTTCTCGGACATCCTCACCATCCCCGACGCCATGGGCCTGGGGCTCTACTTCGAGACCGGCGAGGGACCCAAGTTTCGCAAGCCGGTGCGCACCGCCGAGGCGGTGGACGCGCTCACCGTGCCCGACGCCGAGCGCGACCTCGACTACGTGATGAACGCGGTCTCGACCATCCGCCGCGAGCTGGGCGGCCGGGTGCCGCTGATCGGCTTCTCCGGCAGCCCCTGGACGCTGGCCACCTACATGGTGGAAGGTGCCTCCAGCAAGGACTTCCGCCACGTCAAGGCGATGCTCTACGACACGCCGGATACCATGCACCGGCTGCTCGACACCCTGGCCCACGCGGTCACCGACTACCTCAACGCCCAGATCCGCGCCGGCGCTCAGGTGGTGCAGATCTTCGACACCTGGGGCGGGGCGCTCTCGACGCCGGCCTACCTGGAGTTCTCGCTGCGCTACATGGAGCAGATCGTCGCCGGGCTGATCCGCGAGCACGAGGGTCGCAAGGTGCCGGTGATCCTGTTCACCAAGAACGGCGGCCAGTGGCTCGAGGAGATGTCGGCCTCCGGCGCCGATGCCCTGGGACTGGACTGGAGCACCGAGCTGTCCGTCGCCCGGGAGCGGGTCGGCCATCGCGTCGCCCTGCAGGGCAACCTGGACCCCAACGTGCTGTTCTCGCGGCCGTCGGCGATCCGCGCCGAGGTGGCGCGCATCCTCGACAGCTACGGCGAGGGCCCCGGCCACGTGTTCAACCTCGGTCACGGCATCAGCCAGTTCACCGACCCGGATCACGTCAGCGCCTTCATGGACGCCCTGCACGAGCTGAGCCCGGCCTATCATCAACGCATCGCCCATGACTGA
- a CDS encoding host attachment protein has protein sequence MTTYIVVADAARARVFTRDALQLEEKDSLVHAEGRLHEGDLVTDREGDVHESSATAARSAGGESTASDHHEVLFAREVADRLYRARVENTLEKLILVAPPRFLGLLRDKLDGPTAKTVIHSLAKDLTKASVEDIREAVSDLR, from the coding sequence ATGACGACCTATATCGTGGTGGCCGATGCCGCCAGGGCCCGGGTGTTCACCCGCGACGCCCTACAGCTGGAAGAGAAGGACAGCCTGGTGCACGCCGAGGGTCGCCTGCACGAGGGCGACCTGGTGACCGACCGCGAAGGCGACGTGCACGAATCGTCCGCCACCGCCGCCCGTTCCGCCGGCGGCGAGAGCACGGCCTCCGACCATCACGAGGTCCTGTTCGCCCGTGAGGTGGCCGACCGCCTCTACCGGGCGCGGGTCGAGAACACCCTGGAGAAGCTGATCCTGGTGGCGCCGCCGCGCTTCCTGGGGCTGCTGCGCGACAAGCTCGACGGCCCCACCGCCAAGACGGTCATCCACTCCCTGGCCAAGGATCTGACCAAGGCCAGCGTCGAGGACATTCGCGAGGCGGTGAGCGACCTGCGCTGA
- the ribA gene encoding GTP cyclohydrolase II has protein sequence MTIRYIAASRLPTPWATFTMHGFEDEATGKDHIALTLGDVDDGAPVLGRVHSECLTGDALFSMRCDCGYQLQEALKRIAAEGRGVLLYLRQEGRGIGLLNKIRAYHLQDQGADTVEANEQLGFDADLRRYDLCLPMLERLGIGALRLMTNNPRKVDALTRVGVEVSERVSLTTGLNPHNEHYLSTKAGKLGHMMALDDFTQASDVDIERKS, from the coding sequence GTGACGATTCGCTACATCGCCGCCTCCCGGCTGCCCACTCCCTGGGCCACCTTCACCATGCACGGCTTCGAAGACGAGGCCACCGGCAAGGATCACATCGCCCTGACCCTGGGCGACGTCGACGATGGCGCGCCGGTGCTGGGCCGTGTGCATTCCGAGTGCCTGACCGGCGACGCCCTGTTCTCGATGCGCTGCGACTGCGGCTATCAGCTGCAGGAGGCGCTCAAGCGCATCGCCGCCGAGGGCCGCGGCGTGCTGCTGTATCTGCGCCAGGAAGGCCGCGGCATCGGCCTGCTCAACAAGATCCGCGCCTATCACCTGCAGGACCAAGGCGCCGACACCGTGGAAGCCAACGAGCAGCTCGGCTTCGATGCCGACCTGCGCCGCTATGACCTCTGCCTGCCGATGCTCGAACGGCTGGGCATCGGCGCGCTCCGGCTGATGACCAACAACCCGCGCAAGGTCGATGCCCTGACCCGGGTCGGCGTCGAGGTCAGCGAGCGGGTCAGCCTGACCACCGGCCTCAACCCGCACAACGAGCACTACCTCTCCACCAAGGCCGGCAAGCTCGGCCACATGATGGCCCTGGACGACTTCACCCAGGCCAGCGACGTGGATATCGAACGCAAGTCCTAG
- the speE gene encoding polyamine aminopropyltransferase yields MSSSLDTGPDAGLDSGPDAGLNSADSGWFTEVFDSHGSAFSLKVSEKLHEVQSPYQYLEVYATATFGHLMVLDGCVMLTDRDNFLYHEMIAHPALFTHADPKRVVIIGGGDCGTLREVLRHPGVEKVTQIDIDEEVTRASERFFPALVESNDDPRAELRFDDGVKWIEEADDDSIDVLIIDSTDPVGPAEGLFKTDFLRRCHRVLRPGGVLVQQSESPLYHSGSIIRELRHDMREAGFDSVATLPFPQPVYPSGWWSVTLAGKATDVATFREVEAAASEMPLDYYTVEAHRGALALPPFMRRLLND; encoded by the coding sequence ATGAGCTCCTCTCTTGATACCGGCCCCGACGCTGGCCTCGATTCAGGCCCCGACGCTGGCCTCAATTCCGCTGATTCCGGCTGGTTCACCGAAGTCTTCGACAGCCACGGCAGCGCCTTCTCGCTGAAGGTGTCCGAGAAGCTGCACGAGGTGCAGAGTCCCTATCAGTACCTCGAGGTCTACGCCACCGCGACCTTCGGCCATCTGATGGTGCTCGACGGCTGCGTGATGCTGACCGACCGCGACAACTTCCTCTACCACGAGATGATCGCCCACCCGGCGCTGTTCACCCACGCCGACCCGAAGCGCGTGGTGATCATCGGCGGCGGCGACTGCGGCACCCTGCGCGAGGTGCTGCGCCATCCGGGGGTCGAGAAGGTCACCCAGATCGATATCGACGAGGAAGTGACCCGGGCCTCCGAGCGCTTCTTCCCGGCGCTCGTCGAGTCCAACGACGACCCGCGCGCCGAGCTGCGCTTCGACGACGGCGTGAAGTGGATCGAGGAGGCGGACGACGACAGCATCGACGTGCTGATTATCGACTCCACCGACCCGGTGGGCCCCGCCGAGGGCCTGTTCAAGACCGACTTCCTGCGCCGCTGCCATCGCGTGCTGCGCCCGGGCGGCGTGCTGGTGCAGCAGAGCGAGTCGCCGCTCTATCACAGCGGCTCGATCATCCGCGAGCTGCGCCATGACATGCGCGAGGCCGGCTTCGACAGCGTCGCCACGCTGCCCTTCCCGCAGCCGGTCTATCCCTCCGGCTGGTGGAGCGTGACCCTGGCCGGCAAGGCGACCGATGTGGCCACCTTCCGCGAGGTGGAGGCCGCGGCCAGCGAGATGCCGCTCGACTACTACACCGTCGAGGCCCATCGCGGCGCCCTGGCGCTGCCGCCCTTCATGCGGCGGCTGTTGAACGACTGA